The sequence ATCAGTCCGGTCACCCCGCAGAAGGCGGCCGGGATGCGGATGCTGCCGGCCGTGTCGGTGCCGAGCCCGGCCAGGAACAGCCCGCCGGCCACCCCGGTGCCGGTGCCGGAGCTGGACCCGCCCGGCCAGGTCGCGGTGTCCCACGGGTTGCGCGGCACCGGGAACGGCTTGTCGGTGTCGGGCATGCCGCAGGCGAACTCCATGGTGGAGGTCTTGCCGGTGATCACCGCGCCGGCCGCCTTCAGCCGGGCGACCACGGGCGCGTCCTTGTCCGCACCCCACCGGCGGTCCAGGATCAGGCTCTGCGCGGTGGTCGGGCCCTCCGCCATCGCCAGGATGTCCTTCACGCCGAACGGGATGCCGTGCAGCGGGCCGCGGTCCAGGCCGTCGGCCAGCTCCCGGTCGGCGCGCTCGGCGGTGGCCAGTGCGTAGGCGTCGAGCCGGTGCAGGTACGTTCCGGTCGCCGCGTCCAGCCGGTCGGCGGCGGCCAGCGCGGCCCGGGTGAGGGCGGTCGAGGTCACGGTGCCCTCGCGCAGCGCCCTGGCCGCGTCGGTGAGCGTCACCGGCAGGGCGGTGGTGGCGGTTGTTGTCGTGGTCGTGGTCGTGGTCGTGGTGGTCATGGTGGCAGCTCCAAAGTGCTTGGCGGGAAGGGGAGTTGGCGGCAGCGCGACCGGGCGCGGCCGCGTGCTGGGGCGGCTGCGTGGTGGGGCGGCGGGGTGCTGGAACGGCGGGGTGTGGGAACGGCGGTGTGGGAACGGTGCGGCGCGGCGCTCAGGCGCCGGCCGGCGGCGGAGTGTCCACCACGGCCCTGGACATGAACCGCATCCGGTCGCTGCGGGTGTAGATGAACGCCACGTCGAACGGCCGCCCGTCCGGGTCGTAGATGACCTGCTCCATCGCGAGCAGCGGTGCTCCCGGGCGCAGGCCCAGCATGTCGGCGGTGAGCGGGTCGGCCAGTTCGGAGCCGATCACGAACTCGGACTGTCCGAAGTCCGCGCCGGCCGCCGCCATCAGGGCGTACCAGTCCGAGACGAACGGGCTGTCGCCCAGCCGCTCCGCCTCCGGGTAGAGGGCGTAGTTGGTGGCGACGAGCAGCGGTTCCTCGTCGAGCAGGCCGACGTACTCCAGGCGCAGGCAGGGGGTGCCGAGCGGGACGCCGAGGCGTTCGGCGACCGTGCCGGGCACCGGAATCCGGCTGCGGTCCAGCACCCGCGGGCGCATCCGCCGGTCGAAGAGACCGTTGGCGGTGGGCCGTACCGCGCCGTGCGCCTCGGCCAGGCCGGTGGTCACGGTGGCGGTCACCACGTGGGTGCCGACGCCCTGGGTGCGCTCGATCAGACCGTCGGCGCGCAGCATGGCCAGCGCCTCCCGGACGGTGGCCCGGGACATCCCGTGGCCGGCCATCAGCTCGGACTCGTACGGGAGCAGGCCGCCGGGGTAGCCGTCGCGCTGGATGGTGGTCCTGATCATGTCCCGCAGCCGGCGCACCTCGTGGACGCGCGCGCTCTCGCGGCGGCCGGGGGAGGGCGGTACAGGTCTCATCCGGTGCCATGCTGGCCGCATCCGGTTGCCGTGGGGTTTCCGGTCCCGCACGAGCGCGTTGCGCTCGGCGAGCGTCGCGGCCGGCGGGTGCGGTGCGCGGTCCGGCTCCAGTTCCAGCTCCGTCTCCGTCTCCTGCTCCGTCTCCGGCATACGTTCCGCGGTCGCGGCCGGCGCCCTCACGCCTGCGCCTCCTCGACGGCGGCCGGGCCGCCGGCGTGCGCGCCCACCGCGGCCGGATCGTCGCCGCCGCGGGCGACCAGGACGGGCATCGCCGGCATGCCGAGCATCGTGGCGCCGGCCGGCGGCCGCCAGGCGTTCGGCTTGCAGCGGTCGTGGCAGGCGCCTTCGGTCGAGCAGCACAGCGAGCAGATCGTGCCGCGGTGGAAGGGGCAGGTCGCCAGGTCGGACACGTCGTAGTCGCCGCCGCACACCGCGCACGGCAACTCCTCCGCGCCCGCGGGGAGTTCGCTGAGCCGGGCGATGTACCAGCGGCCTCGGGTCCCGGCGGCGATCAGCGGCGGCAGCACCAGCGCCAGGCCGACGGACAGGAACGGCGCCAGCGCCGCCGCGGTCGGGCCGAAAACCTTGTAGGAGGCGGTCATCGACACCGCCGCGGCGATCAGCATCGAGCCGAAGCCCACCGGGTTGACGTTGTACAGGTGCGCCCGGTGGAAGACGAGCTGCGGCGGACTCAGCCGCAGCCAGCGCTTGTTGATCACCAGGTCGCTGAACATCGCGGTGATCCAGGCGACGCCGATGTTGGCGTACCAGGTCAGCACCGTGACGATGTGGTGGAAGATGTCCAGCTCCATCAGCACCAGCGCCAGGCCGACCTGGAGGAAGACCCAGGCGGCGCGGCCGGGGTGGCGGTGCAGCAGCCGGGAGAAGAAGTTCGACCAGGACAGCGAACCCGAGTAGGTGTTCATGATGTTGATCTTGAGCTGGGAGAGCAGCACCAGGCTGCCGGCCAGCACCAGCGCCGAGGTGTGGCCGCCGGTCACCCGCTCGAAGACCACCGTGAACAGGTCCACCGGCACCGCGACCACGCTCGCGTCGGCCTTGGTGCCGGCGTAGCCGACCAGCAGCGTGGAGGCGAAGAAGATGGCCACCGCGAACAGCGACATGCCCGGTCCGCCGAAGATCACCGCGAGCCGCCAGCCGCGCTCCCGGCCCGGCTCCGGGTCCTTCATCAGCCGCAGGTAGTCGCCCTGTTCACCGATCTGGGTGGCCAGCGACAGCTGCGCGGCCGCGATGGTGAAGACCGCCAGCACGCCGATCCCGGCCGCCCCCGACGCCGACACGGTGGCCGGCGAGGTCATGTGGTGCCCGGCGTCCGGCGAGGTGATCGCCGCCCCCACCGCCAGGCCGATCAGCGCCACCCACAACGGCCAGGTCCACGCCTGGAACTTGGAGCTGAACGTCATCCCGTACAGCGTCAGCGGGATCATCACCGCGGCCACGAGCACGTACGACAGGTGGATGTCGAGGTGGGTCAGCGCGGTGACCGCCTGCGCCATGATGGCGCCCTCGTAGGCGAGGAAGATCAGCGTGTACGTCGCGTACACCAGCGAGGTGAGGGTCGAGCCGAGGTAGCCGAAGCCCGAACCGCGGGTCAGCAGGTCGATGTCCACGTGCTTGCGGGCGATGGCGAAGGCCAGCACCAAGGTCAGCGGCACCGTCACCGCCGCGGCCACCAGGAAGCCGACCAGCGCGTTGCCGAAGCCGTACGCGTCGACGAAGGCCGCGTCCAGGGCGTACCCCGCCATGGCCGAGATGCCCACCAGGCAGGACAGGAACACCATCCACGGCGACCACTTGCGGAAGGCCGCGGGGGTGAAACGTAGCGAGTAGTCTTCCATCTCCGGGTTGTCGGCCAGGCCCATACCCACCATCTCCTTCGTAGCGGAGCCGTCGCAGGCGGCTTGGCCGGGAAGCTATGAATGGTGTGTTTCGTGCGGATGCCGCGCCGCTTTACGCCTCGCTACGCCGCCCGCCGGGCCGCGCCCACCCCGGCTACCTGCGCTGATCGGCCGCGCCCGGGGCCGGAACGCCGGTCTCGGCCGGCATGCGCCGCTCGCCGGCCGGCCGCGGCGGCTGTTTCGGGCCAGGGCGCTCCGGCGGGAGCAGGGTGTCCAGCCGGCGTGCGGAGCAGCGGCGTTGGGCCAGCGACACGCCGGCCACCGCGGTCCCCAGCACCAGCCAGCCGGCCGGACCGGCGACCATCACCGCGCCGGTGAGCACCACCGGGCCGGCCGACCGCGCCACGCCCTGCGAGACCCCGGCGACCCCGAGGTAGGCCGCCTGCGACCGGGCCGGCGCCATGGAGACCGACAGTTCCCACGAACTCACCGCCCGCATCATCTCCGCGGCGGTCACCGCCACCGCCGCGGCCAGCAGCAGCACCGAGGCGGTGACCGGGCCCCCGCCGGCGGACAGCGCCACCAGGACGCAGCAGGCGAGCAGGGCGCCGCCGTACGCCACCACCGCCCCCAGCGCGCGGCGCGGGCCGTCGATCCGGGCGGACACCGGCATCTGGCAGCCGACGACCAGGATGTTGTTGACGATCATGAACGCGGGCACCACGGTGTGCGGCGCGCTGGTGTGGTTCACCAGCCAGAGCGGCAGGCCGACGTTGAGGATCGCGTCGTCGATGTTCAGGGGCGTGTCGAGCAGGACGAACAGCAGGTAGCCGGGGTCGCGCCACGGGCTCGTGCCGGGTGCCGGCCCGACGACGGCGCCCTGCTCCCGCGCCGGTGCCTCGTACGATCGGCGCGACTCGCGGGTGCGCGCGACCAGCGTGCCGGCGAGCAGGAAGGACAGCGCGTTGCCGAGCACCAGGGCGGTGTACGCGCCGCGGGTGCCCACCGCGAGTCCGAGGGCGGCGACGCCCGCGCCCACGCCGTAGCCGGCGTTCATCATGACGCGCGACAGGGCCCGGTACCGGGTGCGCTCCGGCCCCGCGGCGCGGGTGGCGAAGAGCGTCTCCCAGGTCTTCGCCGCGCGGTCGGCGACGCAGATGACGGCGACCACGGGCAGCAGCGTGCCGAAGTCGCCGCAGACCAGCAGCAGGACGACGGCCGCCATCCGCAGCAGGTGGGACCCGAGCAGCAGGGGGCGGAGCGGGAACCGCCCGGCGAGCCGGCCGGCCAGCGGGGACCCGGCGATGCCGGTCGCGCCGGCCACGCCCAGCAGCAGCCCGACCTGCCGGGCGTCGAGCCCGGTCACGAAGGTGAAGTAGAGCACCGAGACCGCGGACCACATGCCGGAGCCCGTGCGGTCCAGCAGCAGGGCGAAGAGCATCGTCCGCGCGTCGCGGCCGCCCGGCGGGTTCCGTGTCTGGGCGATCAGGCTGCCGTGCCGCTGTCCCCGGTCCGGCCGGCCGGTTCCCCCGCCGCGCATGTGCCCGCCCCTTCGTCGCGAATGTCTCTCGATGTCGAGAGACCACGTGAGTCTGCCCCGCGATATTGCTTGACGTCAAGATACTTGACGTCGACACATGTACGGGGTGGGGTGGGTGGGGCGAGTGCGGTGGATGGCGCGGGTGTCCCGGGCCGTGCGGCCGAGGGCTACGGCAGGTCCTGCGCGTCGGCCGCGCCGCCGCCCGGGTCGCCGCTGTCGGAGGGGGAGGGGGACGCCGACGGGGCGGACGGGGAAGGCCGGACGGACCCGCCCGTGCCGGCGCCGCCCGTACCCGCGCCGCCGCTGGTCCCGGTGCCGCCGCCCGTGTTCGCGCCGCCGCCGGTTCCGGGTCCGGTGCTCGGCGTCCGGGAGGGGGTGGGGGAGGTGGGCGCGGTGCCGCCGGTGCTCGGACGGGTGTCGGACGGCGTGGGGTCGCCCCCGTCCCGCGTGCCGCTGGAGGGGCCGCCGGAGGGGCTCTCCGTGGTCCCGGGGGACGGGGTCTTCTTGGAGTGCGACGAGTTGCCGCCGGTGAAGGCGTTGCCGATGGTCGTGCCGCTGCCGTGGCCGCTGATGTTCTGGCCCGAGGCGAGTTCGCACACCGTGATGCCGCCCATGGTCAGGCCGAACGCGAGCGCCACCGCCGCCGCCGGCCGCTTCCAGCGCAGCCCGCGGGCGCGGTGCACGGTGCCCTCGGAGTAGTCGGTGCTCTCGGGGTCGATGTGGGCGGTGGGCGTGGTGTACGAGGTGTACGCGGTGTACGCGGTGGGGGCCGCGAAGGTGCCGGTGGCGTCCAGGGGGAACGGTCTCGTCGCGTCGGCCGCCGGTTCCGCCTCCGGCTCCACCCGCGGCTCCACCGTCGTGTCCATCACGGGACCGATCGCCGTGGGAGCGGCGGGCGCGGGGGGCTCCACGGCGGTGAACGTACGCGCGGCGGCCGTGCCCGTATCGGCGGCCGGGCGCGTCGCCGTAGCCGCCGTCTCGATCGCCGAGCGGAGGATCTTCGGCTTGACCTGCGTCGCCGCCCCGTGGACGTGCCCGGCCACCTCGTGTACGTGCCGGCCGGTGCGGTGGAAGACGTGCTGGAGGAGCGAGCCGCCGCAGGTGCCCAGCACGCTGACCACTCCGGCGCCCATGATCGTCCCGTACACGCCGAGGTTGGACGCGAGCTTGGCGGCCACGACCGCGGCGACGGCGCTCCCCGCCACCTGCGGCACGCTCAGGTCGAGGCGCCGGCCCTTCCCCGGGTGCTTGCCCAGGTCGGGGCGCTCGCCCTGTTCCACCTGCTCGCCCTGCTCCGGGGGCTCGTCGCCGACCCGTCCCGCTCCCATGTCAGACACTGCCCACCTCTCACGGTCAACCGCAAGAACAGACGGACAGCTGATGGCATAAAGTTCCTTTTGCGCTCTTTTCGTGAACTACGCCACTCCGTGCCGCCCGGCCCCCGCCGACGCGCCTGACCTGGGCGGACAGCAAAGCGCAAGCGGGGTACTACGCTTGGCCGATGGCGCGATACCTCGACGTACATCCTGAGAATCCCCAGCCGCGCATCATCAGCGGAGTGGCCGACAGCATCCGGTCCGGCGCGCTCGTCGCCTACCCGACGGACTCCTGCTACGCCCTCGGCTGCCGGCTGGGCAACCGCGACGGGATCGACCGAATCCGGTCCATCCGCAACCTCGACGACCGGCACCACTTCACCCTGATGTGCCAGAACTTCGCGCAGCTCGGCCAGCTCGTGCAGATCGACAACGACGTGTTCCGGGCGATCAAGGCGGCGACCCCGGGCAGTTACACCTTCATCCTCCCGGCCACCCGCGAAGTGCCCCGGCAACTGCTGCACGCCAAGAAGAAGACCGTCGGCGTCCGCATCCCCGACCACGTCGTCACCCAGGCGCTCCTCGCCGAACTCGGCGAACCCCTCGTCTCCAGCACCCTCCTGCTGCCCGACGAGGGCGAGCCGCTGACCCAGGGCTGGGAGATCAAGGAACGGCTCGACCACGTCGTCGACGCCGTGGTCGACTCCGGCGACTGCGGCACCGAGCCCACCACCGTCGTGGACTTCTCCAGCGGCGCGAGCGAAATCCTCCGCCACGGCGCCGGCGACCCCACGCGCTTCGAGTAGGAGCCCGCCCGGCCCGCATACGTCTGCCGGGGCCCCGGCACCCGTGCGTGCCGGGAGTTCACGGCCCGGCGGTGGTGGGGTAGGACACTCTGGTGGTCGGGTGTCGGGGGGAGGCGGCGTGGTGCGTCTTGCGAACGTGGGTCGGTCGCTGTTGATGGCTGCTGGGACGGTTGCCACGGATGACTGGGCGGAGGGCATGCACGGGCGCGGCCTCGCGTACGGCGGTGCGTCCTCGTTCCTGGCCGGTCTACTGGTGTTCCAGGGCGGCGACTGGTGGAGCAAGCACCGGAAGCGTGACCGCTCGGACCCGGTGCCACCGATCCCTCGCGGTGGTGGGACGTCCGGGGAGCACGGCGCCGGCGACCCCACGCGCTTCGAGTAGGCCCCCGGGTGGGGGTGGGGTTGTGTCCACCCCGTTCGGGGTTTCAACTGCAGCGTGCGGGTGTGCGGGCCACGGCAGGGTTGAACTTGTCGAAGGAACGCGGGGGAACCCACTGTTCCGGGCCGCACGGGCCGCGACCGTAGCTGTGGGGGAGACCCTCATGACCGCACGATTCCTGTCGTCAACCAAGCGCCGGCGTACGGCGATCGCCGTGGGGGTGGCCGCGGCGCTGACCGGGGTGCTCGCCGGGTGCGGGCACTCCGGGACCGGTGCTTCCCACCCCGCCGCCGCGTCGCACTCCGCCGGGAGTGCGCAAGCCGGGGCGACCGGCGCCGGTTCGACGTTGCGTATGGTCGGCAACCAGGGGCATCGGTTGGCGTTTCACGTGACCGCTGGGCATCAGCCCGCGATCGTGCTGGACGCGGGTGGCGGTCTTGACTCGTCGTACTGGAAGACCATCGTGCCGGTGCTGGCGAAGAAGACCGGGTCGGAGATCATCACCTACGACCGGGCGGGGATGGGTGCCAGCGACGCGGTGCCGGGTCCGTGGAAGGTGCGGAGCGCGGTCTCGGATCTGG comes from Streptomyces sp. NBC_00448 and encodes:
- a CDS encoding GntR family transcriptional regulator produces the protein MPETEQETETELELEPDRAPHPPAATLAERNALVRDRKPHGNRMRPAWHRMRPVPPSPGRRESARVHEVRRLRDMIRTTIQRDGYPGGLLPYESELMAGHGMSRATVREALAMLRADGLIERTQGVGTHVVTATVTTGLAEAHGAVRPTANGLFDRRMRPRVLDRSRIPVPGTVAERLGVPLGTPCLRLEYVGLLDEEPLLVATNYALYPEAERLGDSPFVSDWYALMAAAGADFGQSEFVIGSELADPLTADMLGLRPGAPLLAMEQVIYDPDGRPFDVAFIYTRSDRMRFMSRAVVDTPPPAGA
- a CDS encoding purine-cytosine permease family protein, encoding MGLADNPEMEDYSLRFTPAAFRKWSPWMVFLSCLVGISAMAGYALDAAFVDAYGFGNALVGFLVAAAVTVPLTLVLAFAIARKHVDIDLLTRGSGFGYLGSTLTSLVYATYTLIFLAYEGAIMAQAVTALTHLDIHLSYVLVAAVMIPLTLYGMTFSSKFQAWTWPLWVALIGLAVGAAITSPDAGHHMTSPATVSASGAAGIGVLAVFTIAAAQLSLATQIGEQGDYLRLMKDPEPGRERGWRLAVIFGGPGMSLFAVAIFFASTLLVGYAGTKADASVVAVPVDLFTVVFERVTGGHTSALVLAGSLVLLSQLKINIMNTYSGSLSWSNFFSRLLHRHPGRAAWVFLQVGLALVLMELDIFHHIVTVLTWYANIGVAWITAMFSDLVINKRWLRLSPPQLVFHRAHLYNVNPVGFGSMLIAAAVSMTASYKVFGPTAAALAPFLSVGLALVLPPLIAAGTRGRWYIARLSELPAGAEELPCAVCGGDYDVSDLATCPFHRGTICSLCCSTEGACHDRCKPNAWRPPAGATMLGMPAMPVLVARGGDDPAAVGAHAGGPAAVEEAQA
- a CDS encoding MFS transporter codes for the protein MRGGGTGRPDRGQRHGSLIAQTRNPPGGRDARTMLFALLLDRTGSGMWSAVSVLYFTFVTGLDARQVGLLLGVAGATGIAGSPLAGRLAGRFPLRPLLLGSHLLRMAAVVLLLVCGDFGTLLPVVAVICVADRAAKTWETLFATRAAGPERTRYRALSRVMMNAGYGVGAGVAALGLAVGTRGAYTALVLGNALSFLLAGTLVARTRESRRSYEAPAREQGAVVGPAPGTSPWRDPGYLLFVLLDTPLNIDDAILNVGLPLWLVNHTSAPHTVVPAFMIVNNILVVGCQMPVSARIDGPRRALGAVVAYGGALLACCVLVALSAGGGPVTASVLLLAAAVAVTAAEMMRAVSSWELSVSMAPARSQAAYLGVAGVSQGVARSAGPVVLTGAVMVAGPAGWLVLGTAVAGVSLAQRRCSARRLDTLLPPERPGPKQPPRPAGERRMPAETGVPAPGAADQRR
- a CDS encoding L-threonylcarbamoyladenylate synthase, whose translation is MARYLDVHPENPQPRIISGVADSIRSGALVAYPTDSCYALGCRLGNRDGIDRIRSIRNLDDRHHFTLMCQNFAQLGQLVQIDNDVFRAIKAATPGSYTFILPATREVPRQLLHAKKKTVGVRIPDHVVTQALLAELGEPLVSSTLLLPDEGEPLTQGWEIKERLDHVVDAVVDSGDCGTEPTTVVDFSSGASEILRHGAGDPTRFE